The Ignatzschineria rhizosphaerae genome contains a region encoding:
- the hemN gene encoding oxygen-independent coproporphyrinogen III oxidase, with protein sequence MTNKIFNEALIAKYDKAGPRYTSYPTAVQFTEEFGEKEYVEAAQASNARKNPLSLYFHIPFCATICFYCGCNKIITNNRKRSEPYLNRLYKEMEMQGKLFNNKAPVKQLHWGGGTPTFLSHDEMRTLMDKTREEFNLLSDDEAEISIEVDPREANADTVRFLRSIGFNRLSMGVQDFDDKVQVAVNRIQPKEITIETLTAARESGFNSISLDLIYGLPFQTVDSFAQTLEDVIELSPDRLSVFNYAHMPHLFKTQKQMNPEDMPSPQEKLLILKQVIERLTDAGYVYIGMDHFAKPTDQLAIAQKEGLLYRNFQGYSTHSDCDLVGMGISSISQIGDIYAQNAKAMPQYEEMIDQGKLPIMRGVKLSQDDLIRRHVITEIMCNLKLDLDKVSEDLGIDAREYFKTDLPELNAMQDDGLIIIENDKYYVQDSGRLLIRNIGMVFDAYLRKNDNRFSRVI encoded by the coding sequence ATGACAAATAAAATATTTAATGAAGCCCTTATCGCTAAATACGATAAAGCAGGTCCTCGCTATACCTCCTACCCTACCGCCGTCCAATTTACGGAAGAATTTGGCGAAAAAGAGTATGTAGAGGCAGCGCAAGCATCTAATGCTAGAAAGAATCCATTATCACTCTATTTTCATATCCCCTTTTGTGCCACAATCTGTTTTTATTGCGGCTGTAATAAAATTATTACCAATAACCGTAAGCGCTCAGAGCCTTATCTTAACCGTCTTTATAAAGAGATGGAGATGCAAGGAAAGCTCTTTAATAATAAAGCACCGGTAAAACAGCTCCACTGGGGTGGTGGTACACCGACATTCTTATCTCACGATGAGATGCGTACCTTAATGGATAAAACTCGCGAAGAATTTAATCTACTTTCAGATGATGAAGCCGAGATCTCTATTGAAGTTGATCCTCGTGAGGCTAATGCCGATACGGTGCGCTTCCTACGCTCTATCGGGTTTAACCGTTTAAGCATGGGGGTTCAGGATTTTGATGATAAAGTGCAAGTAGCTGTCAACCGTATTCAGCCTAAAGAGATTACAATTGAAACATTAACAGCCGCAAGAGAATCGGGGTTTAACTCGATCTCTCTAGATCTTATCTATGGTCTACCTTTTCAAACTGTCGATAGCTTTGCACAAACATTAGAAGATGTGATCGAACTCTCCCCCGATCGCCTATCTGTCTTTAACTACGCACATATGCCGCATCTCTTTAAAACACAAAAGCAGATGAATCCAGAAGATATGCCATCACCTCAAGAGAAGCTTCTTATTTTAAAACAGGTGATTGAGCGTTTAACAGATGCAGGCTACGTCTATATCGGCATGGATCACTTTGCAAAACCAACGGATCAACTTGCCATTGCGCAAAAAGAGGGATTACTCTATCGTAACTTCCAAGGTTACAGTACCCATTCAGATTGTGACTTAGTGGGAATGGGCATCTCATCGATTTCTCAAATTGGCGATATCTATGCCCAAAATGCTAAAGCAATGCCACAATATGAAGAGATGATTGATCAAGGAAAACTCCCTATCATGCGCGGTGTTAAACTCTCACAAGATGATCTTATTCGTCGTCATGTTATTACCGAGATTATGTGTAACTTAAAACTAGATCTTGATAAAGTAAGTGAAGATCTTGGGATTGATGCTCGTGAATATTTTAAAACAGATTTACCAGAGCTTAATGCAATGCAAGATGATGGATTAATTATTATTGAGAACGATAAATATTATGTTCAAGATTCTGGCAGATTACTCATTCGTAATATCGGAATGGTTTTTGATGCTTATTTAAGAAAAAATGATAATAGATTCTCACGAGTTATTTAA
- the pyk gene encoding pyruvate kinase, with translation MRRTKIVATLGPATDKPGVLEGIIKAGVNIVRLNFSHGEHAEHIARAEAVREVANKLGIRVGILSDLQGPKIRIENFVEGRVELEEGQTFILDSKLDEDAGNNERVGIAYKELVNDVKIGDTLLLDDGNIIVDVTGVTESEIQTKVVVAGPLSNRKGVNLKGGGLSAAALTEKDKEDLICAAGFNTDFIAVSFPKTGADIIEARELLVAAGSKAGIVAKIERTEALDNIDEIIEASDAIMIARGDLGVEIGDAKLVGVQKRFINRARQLDKAVITATQMMESMIEHQSPTRAEVMDVANSVLDGTDAVMLSAETAVGKYPVKTVKAMSEICIGAESEVDYSMSGKQGGYSLRDEPFKFERTDEAIAMSSIVLANHFNIKAVACLTETGTTALLMSRVTTDLPIYGITRNEDTCGRLTICRGVEPIFYDFKPSPDDEIQRQVVSVLKANKAVETGDQILVTFGSFNFQQGGTNCLRIVTID, from the coding sequence ATGCGTCGTACTAAAATTGTAGCAACCTTAGGACCTGCAACAGATAAACCTGGAGTATTAGAAGGGATTATTAAGGCCGGAGTGAATATTGTGCGTCTTAACTTTTCTCATGGTGAGCATGCAGAACATATTGCTAGAGCAGAAGCCGTTCGTGAAGTGGCGAATAAGCTTGGGATTCGCGTGGGAATTTTATCAGACCTTCAAGGTCCTAAAATTCGTATTGAAAACTTTGTAGAAGGCCGCGTGGAGTTAGAAGAAGGACAAACGTTTATTCTTGATTCTAAACTTGATGAAGATGCCGGCAATAATGAGCGTGTGGGTATTGCTTATAAAGAGCTTGTCAATGACGTTAAAATTGGTGATACGCTTCTTTTAGATGATGGCAATATTATTGTTGATGTCACAGGCGTTACTGAAAGCGAGATTCAAACAAAAGTCGTGGTCGCAGGTCCTTTATCAAATCGTAAGGGGGTTAATCTTAAAGGTGGCGGTTTATCAGCAGCCGCGCTAACAGAGAAAGATAAAGAAGACTTAATTTGTGCTGCAGGTTTTAACACAGACTTTATCGCAGTCTCTTTCCCTAAAACAGGTGCAGATATTATTGAAGCACGTGAGCTTTTAGTGGCAGCTGGCTCAAAGGCGGGAATCGTCGCTAAAATTGAGAGAACTGAAGCACTAGATAATATTGATGAGATTATTGAAGCATCAGATGCAATTATGATTGCTCGTGGTGATTTAGGCGTTGAGATTGGTGATGCAAAATTAGTAGGGGTTCAAAAACGCTTTATTAATCGTGCAAGACAATTAGATAAAGCAGTCATTACAGCAACTCAGATGATGGAATCTATGATTGAGCATCAATCCCCAACCCGTGCTGAAGTGATGGACGTTGCAAACTCAGTATTAGATGGTACAGATGCGGTAATGCTCTCTGCGGAAACAGCGGTGGGTAAATATCCTGTTAAAACAGTGAAAGCGATGTCAGAGATCTGTATTGGGGCAGAGAGTGAGGTTGATTACTCAATGTCAGGTAAACAAGGGGGGTATTCACTTCGTGATGAACCATTTAAGTTTGAGCGCACTGATGAAGCGATCGCAATGTCATCAATTGTGCTTGCTAACCACTTTAATATTAAAGCCGTGGCGTGTTTAACTGAAACAGGGACAACCGCACTTTTAATGAGCCGCGTGACAACGGATCTTCCCATTTATGGTATTACGCGTAATGAAGATACTTGTGGACGTTTAACCATTTGTCGTGGTGTTGAACCGATTTTTTATGACTTTAAACCATCCCCAGATGATGAGATTCAAAGACAAGTTGTCAGCGTATTAAAAGCGAATAAAGCTGTTGAAACAGGGGATCAAATTTTAGTAACTTTTGGTTCATTTAATTTCCAACAAGGTGGAACAAACTGTCTTCGTATCGTGACAATTGATTAA
- a CDS encoding DUF485 domain-containing protein: MSNSNQDTAKRDYDEVVDIIAKDPKFHAIVKRKQRYSLTLLALTLGLYLIIILASSFARDLVATPIGANMVTTWGIPAGFFLIVWTVGLIALYVNRTNKEFDTLNKELLEEVTHEKFK, translated from the coding sequence ATGTCCAATTCTAATCAGGATACCGCTAAACGTGACTACGATGAAGTCGTTGACATCATAGCAAAGGATCCGAAATTTCATGCCATAGTGAAAAGGAAGCAGCGATATAGTCTCACGCTTCTTGCCCTAACACTTGGGTTGTATCTCATCATTATCTTAGCTTCAAGTTTTGCCCGTGATTTAGTTGCAACACCCATTGGCGCCAATATGGTGACAACATGGGGAATTCCTGCGGGATTCTTCTTAATCGTCTGGACAGTGGGATTAATTGCGCTTTACGTTAATCGTACTAATAAAGAATTTGATACCTTAAATAAAGAGCTCTTAGAGGAGGTTACTCATGAAAAGTTCAAGTAA